A window of Gouania willdenowi chromosome 12, fGouWil2.1, whole genome shotgun sequence contains these coding sequences:
- the prrc2b gene encoding protein PRRC2B isoform X1 gives MSDRLGQITKSKDGKSKYSSLSLFDKYKGKSIENQKNTVVPRHGLQSLGKVATARRMPPPAHLPSLKSENKGNDPNVIIVPKDGTGWANKQEQPDQKSSIASTPQQQELPPQLALQKSISNLQKPSPKVSQENTNTGPKQWAQLNGKAVEPDGLRASNRLQPFSHEEFPTLKAAGEQDKAGKEKNGFDPSYGPGPSLRPQNVTSWREGGGRNLQPSSLTLSLPAESEGKLSALGETGTPPATSHPSSATGTTSSSAMTAHSPGLDPKEPSLRPAQPVRRTTVPTALQYQLHHTSTAVYHDMLPAFMCSKETREAPGTEPVHTPVAPAARLDSKSSFRQSYAKPELVNGDVRRENRFVRPLPRLSSQPIRRPGERPVRPAIINPDDLKDLDELDNECDDGWAGLHEEVDYSEKLKFSDDEEDRPPGDKKIWMDWERERDHQRDCQSSLSSGEPSYPLEGLDEGYSYQQHHSEASRKTSNRYHTTETQQKGDPLSDQEDHQRQPHNQAPPRTKYVSPELSEAVERARRRREEEERRAREERLAACAEKLKKLDEKFGKIERQSSRTEDGLKEGDAKEIPLSPTKEQSKGHQDIWPYSTKDGNECAADYSPGNTFRDEPAFSTYRSSEDDGQESSSPTGEFGGLHYAKPIPPRFQKQPQHPQQLEQMFKVPHWQQSSHTPPSGSSHTQRGYYPPHVLGFDPRWMMMPPFMDPRVTQGRSPVDYYSGASGMGKPVMHQDQLNSPGSDDGCHPNLQQERRAPSSDPYPMWNQEGYPLRSFTPPYQRQHDISDAGQPDDSREAASSQQDSYEERSSVCLTRTQDDLPHHTYQRRCSDRDHQHQDQGLLTTAQSLSQGHSDREYSKQDSRDKHSKEGSESPDETSVPSKDTWKREGGQKQDGVLNVSQWSEVSSSSSSNVSQPSDTSGRTLTRRTGPIKKPVLKALKVEDKETEKPKPEPEEKPVPYRLEKEVLTNVYDLKKDNQPVTSRRPASPVVEKQPDERPHQTQAPIKTERPLTTHGDESVKEIAWGGGKSQPSRESQDNRESQTPRRNNWIFIDEEQAFGTFRGTGRGRSRGFREFNARGGTRGGRGGDNLRGAFNNSNCSGSNAQRGGRGRVPPREIIKVEDFQRGKPRRRNVSETLSEASEYEELPKRRRQKGSENGEGYAEAGEIRRADRDSWRSNKVYTEDQPAADPREKTKPSRGFGGRVLPPRLNTTGNYSKSFGGSRDISTWRGRGPQYGSSNGSMQENAYNPIADPTYSRRAPVERDTFKYTPKFAGSFMENGTEDHEGEFYLDNDNPDRQVLRRRRPPRQDKPPRFRRLQQEREPGSNQWTSDEYINGDLSTPWPGRPKSSGEDNWPSNTHYPGRTSQHHQTEEWETGSENSDFGDWREKKAGTVSAHGHVEIPSDSGPGEPGSSEKRELSKRSFSSQRPLVERQNRKGEPSLLEPNKIVRGSDPITSSSSRCDTWQNGGSSCKSRTPDDLGSVYGIEQSAEEREATEPAGKKLDQELKTGQIKADISEPLSQYELASYTIEGDTGPSADAYQDALSKKQRRPQEDERRRKEQGPAVAGKNRAITSKMPPRFAKKQGSINIEQPEEVISPNNLGTEIWETNSTALSVQSSGGDSWNKQVSYTGSEPNSEDSDAGPEQTKEQHKPGPIGNERSLKHRKGSEGVDRLEGGHITPVNGVDLHVDTVLPVPPIEFGVSAKDSDFSLPPGSPQVPTSNPVNKLQDALSTNTTLNQSIPMLRSNHLQPAINLNPISFPSADLTLKMESARKAWENSQSLPEQGSPVGGAGAQPTCSVGSSTGVSYSSFGGVSMPPMPVASVAPSMSMQGNHIPPLYLDGHIFQSQPRLVPPTMTQQQTYTQAAAAQQIPISLHTSLQAQAQLGLRGGLPVSQSQEMFNSIPPFRSQVYMHPNLSQPSPMVLSGGAPLKGPYSPFPGMQPSDMVKTQSGSHYQPMNGSQQLVYDSQMNQGPGMGSSQLMDSPLIQVTMPLPGSQLRYSSGQQHLILPQSIQLQQGQNLSVGTPRRMLPPGSQAALLTGSREGSQMEMKGFQFAEKPSHSPGISGSYRPGSASPSGKPSGAVGPLPSHFSQQVQPAQGSMVMHMRPPTTGPFPNPIQRPIMQVNKPIVIRSPPYSNPSRDPPNHPPPSAPEPSVKGPEDGMKNKTLRDVRKAVGDCKTPPGGITSKLQEPLQSAPQTKPARTGAIKPQVIKVEEGKA, from the exons ATGTCCGATCGTTTGGGGCAAATAACCAAGTCCAAGGATGGGAAAAGCAAGTACTCCTCACTCAGCCTATTTGACAAGTACAAGGGAAAATCAatagaaaatcaaaaaaacacag TAGTTCCCCGACATGGCTTGCAGAGTCTTGGAAAAGTGGCCACAGCCCGGCGCATGCCCCCACCTGCTCACCTTCCAAGTTTGAAGTCTGAAAACAAAGGAAACGATCCCAACGTGATTATAGTGCCCAAAGACGGTACAGGATGGGCAAACAAGCAGGAACAACCCGATCAAAAGAG TTCTATTGCATCAACACCACAGCAGCAGGAGTTGCCGCCACAGCTGGCTTTACAGAAATCTATCTCCAATCTTCAGAAGCCCTCACCGAAAGTCAGCCAGGAG AACACAAACACTGGACCAAAGCAATGGGCCCAGCTAAACGGAAAGGCAGTCGAGCCAGATG GTTTAAGGGCCTCAAACCGACTTCAGCCCTTCTCTCACGAGGAATTTCCCACGCTGAAGGCAGCTGGCGAACAGGACAAGGCTGGCAAGGAAAAAAACGGCTTCGATCCGTCGTATGGGCCCGGACCAAGCCTCCGCCCCCAGA ATGTGACAAGCTGGAGGGAAGGTGGTGGCAGGAACCTTCAACCCTCATCCCTGACCCTCAGCCTGCCAGCAGAGTCTGAGGGTAAACTCAGTGCCCTGGGCGAGACTGGCACCCCTCCAGCCACATCTCACCCCTCCTCCGCCACCGGCACGACCTCTTCCAGTGCGATGACGGCTCATTCACCAGGCCTTGACCCCAAGGAGCCTTCCCTGCGACCCGCTCAGCCTGTTCGCAGAACAACCGTCCCCACTGCGCTGCAGTACCAGCTGCATCACACTTCAACTGCTGTCTACCATGACATGTTGCCTGCATTT ATGTGCTCTAAAGAGACACGAGAGGCACCGGGCACCGAGCCTGTTCATACCCCAGTTGCACCAGCAGCTCGATTGGACAGCAAATCCTCTTTTAGGCAGAGCTATGCCAAACCTGAACTTGTAAA TGGCGATGTGAGAAGGGAGAACCGCTTTGTTCGTCCTTTGCCTCGACTTTCCTCTCAGCCCATTCGCAGGCCTGGAGAACGACCCGTTCGCCCAGCCATCATTAATCCAGATGATCTGAAGGATCTTGATGAGCTTGATAATGAATGTGATGATGGATGGGCAG GTCTTCATGAGGAAGTGGATTACAGCGAGAAGTTAAAATTTAGTGACGATGAAGAAGATCGTCCTCCTGGTGATAAGAAGATATG GATGGAttgggagagggagagagaccACCAGCGGGACTGCCAGTCCTCTCTGAGTTCAGGGGAGCCATCCTACCCTCTAGAGGGTTTAGACGAAGGATATTCCTACCAACAGCACCATTCTGAAGCTTCCAGAAAGACCAGCAACAGATATCACACCACAGAGACCCAG CAGAAAGGCGACCCATTGAGCGACCAGGAAGATCACCAGCGCCAGCCTCACAATCAGGCACCACCCAGGACCAAATATGTGTCCCCTGAACTGTCCGAGGCAGTTGAGAGAGCTCGCAGACGGCGAGAGGAAGAAGAGCGGCGTGCCAGAGAGGAACGGCTTGCTGCATGTGCAGAAAAACTCAAAAAGCTTGACGAGAAGTTTGGGAAGATTGAGAGGCAGTCATCGCGAACGGAGGATGGCCTAAAAGAAGGGGATGCTAAAGAGATCCCGCTGTCTCCAACTAAGGAACAGAGCAAAGGCCATCAGGACATCTGGCCTTACAGCACAAAAG ATGGAAATGAGTGCGCTGCTGATTACTCCCCTGGAAATACTTTTCGGGATGAACCAGCATTTTCCACCTACCGAAGCAGTGAGGATGATGGCCAAGAGTCTTCCTCCCCCACAGGAGAATTTGGTGGACTCCATTACGCTAAACCGATACCTCCCCGATTTCAGAAGCAACCACAGCACCCCCAGCAGCTG GAGCAGATGTTTAAAGTGCCACATTGGCAGCAGTCCAGTCACACTCCTCCATCGGGCTCGAGCCACACCCAGCGGGGTTACTACCCACCACACGTCCTTGGATTTGATCCACGTTGGATGATGATGCCGCCTTTCATGGATCCTCGTGTGACCCAAGGACGTTCTCCTGTGGACTACTACTCAGGTGCCTCAG GAATGGGAAAACCTGTTATGCATCAAGACCAGCTGAACAGCCCAGGATCTGATGATGGATGCCATCCCAATTTGCAACAGGAGAGACGGGCACCATCATCTGATCCTTATCCCATGTGGAACCAAGAAGGCTACCCTTTGCGCAGCTTTACTCCGCCTTACCAGAGGCAGCATGATATTTCTGATGCTGGTCAGCCCGATGACag TCGTGAGGCTGCCTCATCCCAACAGGACTCCTATGAAGAGAGATCCAGTGTGTGTCTGACTCGCACTCAAGATGATCTTCCTCATCATACATACCAGAGGCGATGCTCAGACAGAGACCACCAACACCAGGACCAAGGCTTGCTCACCACTGCTCAGAGCCTCTCACAGGGTCATTCAGATCGTGAATACTCAAAGCAGGACTCAAGAGACAAGCATTCAAAAGAAGGATCAGAATCCCCTGATGAAACTTCTGTTCCCTCCAAAGACACCTGGAAAAGGGAGGGAGGCCAGAAACAAGATGGAGTCTTGAATGTAAGCCAGTGGTCTGAAGTCAGTTCCAGTTCCAGTAGTAATGTTAGCCAGCCGTCTGACACCAGTGGGCGCACTTTGACCCGTAGAACTGGGCCCATCAAAAAACCGGTTCTTAAAGCTCTCAAAGTAGAAGACAAGGAAACTGAAAAGCCTAAACCCGAGCCCGAGGAGAAGCCTGTCCCATACCGCCTGGAGAAAGAAGTTCTCACCAATGTTTATGATCTGAAGAAAGACAACCAGCCCGTCACAAGCAGGCGTCCAGCCTCGCCTGTCGTTGAAAAGCAGCCTGATGAGAGACCACATCAGACACAAGCTCCCATAAAAACAGAAAGACCTCTGACCACACACGGAGACGAGTCTGTTAAAGAGATTGCTTGGGGTGGCGGCAAGAGCCAGCCTTCTAGAGAAAGTCAAGATAACCGAGAATCCCAGACACCGCGCCGCAATAACTGGATCTTCATAGATGAGGAGCAGGCCTTTGGCACGTTCAGGGGCACTGGCAGAGGGCGCAGTCGGGGCTTCAGAGAATTCAATGCTAGAGGTGGAACTCGCGGTGGCCGAGGAGGCGATAATTTAAGAGGAGCTTTTAACAACAGCAACTGCAGTGGTAGTAATGCTCAGCGGGGAGGCAGAGGTCGAGTTCCTCCCAGGGAAATCATCAAGGTTGAGGACTTCCAGAGAGGCAAACCTCGCAGACGAAACGTTAGCGAAACCTTGAGTGAAGCCTCTGAGTATGAGGAACTTCCCAAAAGACGCAGACAAAAGGGATCTGAAAACGGAGAAGGTTACGCAGAGGCAGGAGAAATTCGTAGGGCTGATAGAGATTCTTGGCGATCAAACAAAGTGTACACAGAAGATCAGCCAGCCGCAGATCCTAGAGAAAAGACTAAACCCAGCAGAGGCTTTGGGGGTCGGGTGCTTCCTCCGAGACTGAACACCACAGGTAACTACAGCAAAAGTTTTGGAGGATCCCGggacatttcaacatggcgtGGTCGTGGCCCACAGTATGGCAGCAGCAATGGTTCCATGCAAGAAAATGCTTACAATCCTATTGCTGATCCGACGTATTCTCGCAGAGCACCAGTTGAACGCGATACTTTTAAGTACACTCCGAAATTTGCGGGCTCCTTCATGGAAAATGGCACTGAGGACCACGAGGGGGAATTCTACCTCGACAATGACAACCCTGACAGACAGGTGCTAAGGAGACGACGCCCTCCCCGCCAAGACAAGCCCCCAAGGTTTCGTCGCCTACAACAAGAACGTGAACCGGGATCAAACCAGTGGACAAGTGACGAGTACATCAACGGAGACTTGTCAACTCCCTGGCCAGGACGGCCCAAAAGCAGCGGGGAGGACAACTGGCCCAGTAACACTCACTACCCAGGACGCACCAGTCAGCATCATCAAACTGAAGAGTGGGAGACGGGCTCGGAGAACAGCGACTTTGGTGactggagagagaaaaaagcagGAACCGTATCTGCACATGGACACGTGGAAATTCCCTCAGACTCAGGGCCTGGCGAACCGGGCTCCAGTGAGAAAAGAGAACTATCCAAGAGAAGTTTCTCCAGTCAGAGACCACTGGTGGAGCGGCAGAACAGGAAAGGAGAACCGTCACTACTCGAGCCCAACAAAATTGTACGTGGGTCGGATCCTATCACTTCTTCCTCCAGCAGATGCGACACTTGGCAGAATGGAGGGAGTTCTTGTAAGAG CAGGACTCCAGATGATTTGGGCTCAGTGTATGGGATTGAACAGTCAGCAGAGGAGAGGGAGGCCACTGAGCCTGCAGGGAAGAAACTGGACCAGGAACTAAAGACTGGACaaataaaggctgacatttCTGAACCTTTGTCCCAGTACGAGCTCGCCAGCTACACAA TTGAAGGAGACACGGGTCCGAGTGCAGATGCATATCAGGACGCTTTGTCAAAAAAGCAAAGACGACCACAGGAGGacgagaggaggaggaaggaacAGGGACCTGCT GTTGCAGGGAAAAACAGAGCAATCACTTCCAAGATGCCGCCTCGCTTTGCCAAAAAGCAGGGAAGCATAAACATTGAGCAACCTGAGGAAGTGATATCTCCAAATAATCTTGGGACTGAAATCTGGGAGACAAACAGTACAG CTCTGTCTGTGCAATCATCTGGTGGAGATTCATGGAATAAACAGGTGTCTTATACTGGGAGCGAGCCTAACTCTGAG GACTCTGACGCGGGCCCAGAACAGACTAAAGAACAGCACAAACCAGGGCCCATCGGAAATGAACGCTCCTTGAAGCACAGGAAAGGCTCAGAAGGTGTTGACAGGCTTGAGGGGGGCCACATTACACCTGTTAATGGCGTGGATCTCCACGTTGACACTGTTCTGCCTGTGCCTCCCATTGAGTTTGGAGTCAGTGCCAAAGACTCTGATTTCAGTCTACCGCCAGGCTCCCCCCAGGTGCCCACCTCCAACCCTGTAAACAAGCTTCAGGATGCACTTTCCACCAAT ACGACTCTCAATCAGAGTATCCCCATGTTGCGCTCGAATCACCTGCAGCCTGCCATCAACCTCAACCCCATCTCCTTCCCTAGTGCTGACCTCACACTCAAG ATGGAGTCAGCGCGTAAAGCCTGGGAGAACTCCCAGTCTCTCCCAGAGCAGGGTTCTCCTGTAGGGGGCGCTGGTGCTCAACCTACCTGCAGTGTCGGCTCTTCCACTGGTGTCAGTTACAGCTCATTTGGAGGCGTGTCCATGCCTCCGATGCCTGTGGCTTCAGTGGCTCCTTCTATGTCCATGCAAg GGAATCACATTCCTCCATTGTATCTGGACGGTCACATCTTTCAAAGCCAGCCTCGTCTCGTGCCTCCCACTATGACCCAGCAGCAGACGTACACACAG GCTGCTGCGGCCCAGCAGATTCCCATTTCTTTGCACACATCGCTTCAAGCTCAGGCTCAGTTGGGGCTACGAGGTGGTTTACCTGTGTCCCAGTCCCAGGAAATGTTCAACTCCATTCCTCCTTTCAG GTCCCAGGTTTATATGCACCCCAACCTGTCCCAGCCCAGCCCCATGGTGCTGTCTGGTGGAGCTCCACTTAAGGGGCCGTACTCTCCTTTCCCCGGCATGCAGCCCTCAGACATGGTGAAGACACAGTCCGGCTCACACTACCAACCAATGAACGGCAGTCAGCAGCTGGTGTACGACAGCCAAATGAATCAAGGCCCTGGTATGGGTTCCTCACAGCTCATGGACTCTCCTCTTATTCAG GTGACCATGCCTCTGCCTGGTTCCCAGCTTCGCTATAGTTCAGGTCAGCAGCATCTCATCCTCCCCCAGTCCATCCAGCTGCAGCAGGGACAGAATCTGTCTGTTGGAACTCCTCGTAGAATGCTGCCACCAGGCTCCCAGGCTGCACTGCTGACGGGCAGCAGAGAG GGTTCCCAGATGGAAATGAAAGGGTTTCAGTTTGCTGAAAAACCCAGTCACTCACCAGGCATCTCTGGATCTTACAG GCCTGGGTCTGCCAGCCCTAGTGGGAAGCCCTCAGGAGCAGTGGGCCCTCTACCTTCACACTTCTCCCAGCAG GTCCAGCCTGCTCAGGGTAGCATGGTGATGCACATGCGGCCCCCCACCACCGGCCCTTTCCCCAACCCCATCCAGAGACCTATTATGCAGGTCAACAAGCCCATCGTCATTCGTTCCCCCCCTTACTCCAACCCTAGCCGTGACCCTCCCAACCACCCCCCTCCCTCTGCCCCTGAGCCCTCCGTCAAAGGGCCAGAGGATGGCATGAAG AATAAAACATTGCGAGATGTGCGAAAGGCAGTGGGAGACTGTAAAACACCACCAGGCGGAATAACCAGCAAACTCCAGGAGCCGCTTCAGTCTGCACCGCAAACCAAGCCAGCGCGCACTGGAGCTATTAAACCCCAGGTGATCAAAGTGGAAGAAGGCAAGGCCTAA